A segment of the Catenuloplanes nepalensis genome:
GCTCGGCGGGGTGTGGTGGGTGTGGGCGGCCGTGGGGTGGCTGGTGGTGTTCGCACTCGGCCGTGTGCGGGCGGCGACGAACGCCGGGGTGCTCGGCGGGCTGCTGCTGGTCGAACTCGCCGCGATCGGCCTGTTCATCCTTGCGGGATTCGCCCGGCCGGCAGACGGGGCGGTGAGCGTCGCGCCGCTGCTGCCGGAGAACCTCATGGTGCCGGGGGTGGCGGGTGCGCTGGTGTTCGCGGCCGCGGCGTTCATCGGGGCGGATGTGCCGCCGGCGTTCGCGCATGAGGCGCGCTCGTCGCGGATGGTGGTCGTGGCGACGCTCGGCTCCGCGGTGTTTCTGGGGCTGCTGTATGCGCTGACGTCGTGGGCGTATGCGGTGGCGGTCGGCCCGGAGGAGGTCGCGGTCGCCGCGGGGGACCCGGCTCGGGCGCCGTTCGCGGTGCTGGGCGGCATGTTCGGTGACTCGGTGGTGGTGCTGGCTGTGGTGCTGCTGGCCACGAGTGCGCTGCTGGCGATGGTCGCGTTCGGTGCGGTGGCGGCCCGGAATGTGTTCGCGATGGCCGATGAACGGGTGCTGCCGGTGTCGTGGGCGCGGGTCAGTGGCGGTACCGGTGGTGGAGCGCCGTTGGGCGGGTCGCTGGTGCAGTCGGCGTGCGCGGCGGTGGTCATCGCCGGGTGTGCGGTGGCGGGCGTGGGGCCGCGGACGATGTTCGTCTGGCTGTCGGCGATCGGCGCGTTCGCGGTGCTGACGCTGCTGACGGTGTCGTCGATCGCGGCGCGCATGTTCTTCGCCGCGGGCCGTGGCGCGGGTGAGCCGGTGTGGATCCGCGTCGTGCTGCCGGTCGCGGGCGTGGTCGCCGGGGTCTGGGCGCTGGTCTTCATGGCAGGAAACCTCGCCTCGCTCCTGGACGTAGCGGAGGGTGCGGGCCGGCAGTGGCTGGTCCCGAGCTTCGTCGCCGTGGCGGGTGTGGCCGGGCTGGCGTGGGGTGGGTGGCTGCGGTGGGCGCGTCCGGGCGTGTATGCGCGGCTGG
Coding sequences within it:
- a CDS encoding APC family permease; this translates as MLVFAVGASSPLTVLAGGIPTMYQRTGVPGVPVSFLVMTAVFGVLLVGYVAMSRHVPHGAPFYAQVAQAVNPAAGVAVGMVALLGYNAIQISLFGLLSDSVTAQLGGVWWVWAAVGWLVVFALGRVRAATNAGVLGGLLLVELAAIGLFILAGFARPADGAVSVAPLLPENLMVPGVAGALVFAAAAFIGADVPPAFAHEARSSRMVVVATLGSAVFLGLLYALTSWAYAVAVGPEEVAVAAGDPARAPFAVLGGMFGDSVVVLAVVLLATSALLAMVAFGAVAARNVFAMADERVLPVSWARVSGGTGGGAPLGGSLVQSACAAVVIAGCAVAGVGPRTMFVWLSAIGAFAVLTLLTVSSIAARMFFAAGRGAGEPVWIRVVLPVAGVVAGVWALVFMAGNLASLLDVAEGAGRQWLVPSFVAVAGVAGLAWGGWLRWARPGVYARLGCSAPDPVTVKDHRLIGLEV